TGCTCGCCGGACAGGGGGAGGCACCCGCCATCTTGCCGCCCTGCTCCCTCTGGCAGTGCATCACTTCCCAACAATTCTTCTGCTTCATCCCACCCTCAAGATTCGTATTGCCCCCTTCTCAGAAGAGGGTCTCCCCTATCTGAATCGAGTGCGAAGGAGTCCCCGGCTCCCCGGCCTCGGAAGTAATTACGCGCGCATCAAACAGCCGGCATGACAGTGCCGGCAAGCGGCTCCAAGCATTGGTTGAGGCTTCAATGCCATATATGAAAAACTAACCGGTCAGTATCTCGTAGCGGACCTCATGCTCCAGGTCTTTGCGCAGGGTGTGGTAGACGGAGCAGTACTTCTCCTTGGACAGCGATACGGCCCTCTGCATTTTCCTGTCGTCGAGATTTCTGCCCTTGACCTTTATCAGGAGCTCCACGCGGGTGAAGTACTGCGGCGGGGTGGGGTTGCGCTTGCCCAGGACGTCCATGGAGAACTCCGTGATCTCTCCCCGCATCTTCTGCACGAAGGACACCACGTCGATGGCCAGGCAGGCGGCCACGCTGGCCAGGAGGGACTCCG
The genomic region above belongs to Nitrospirota bacterium and contains:
- a CDS encoding OsmC family protein, producing ELEKTLKGYKSEVAPDMKMTLTWDKDLIFAARTSRGYVIDYDARVEWGCMPTESLLASVAACLAIDVVSFVQKMRGEITEFSMDVLGKRNPTPPQYFTRVELLIKVKGRNLDDRKMQRAVSLSKEKYCSVYHTLRKDLEHEVRYEILTG